Proteins encoded in a region of the Oncorhynchus clarkii lewisi isolate Uvic-CL-2024 chromosome 18, UVic_Ocla_1.0, whole genome shotgun sequence genome:
- the LOC139373952 gene encoding uncharacterized protein, giving the protein MEMCFLRVPTPPCPNSPNSPVSQLPQLPRVPTPPTPPCPNSSNSPVSQLPQLPRVPTPPTPPCPNSPNSPVSQLPQLPRVPTPPTPPCPNSPNSPVSQLPQLPHVPTSPTSPCPNFPNSPNSPVSQLPQLPRVPTPPIPPCPNSPNSPVSQLPQVPTSPTPPCPNSPNSPVSQLPQLPRVPTPPIPPCPNSPMSQLPRVPTSPCPPCPNSPNSPVSQLPTSPTPPCPNSPNSRVSQLPQLPHVPTVPTPPCPNFPKLPRVPTPPTPPCPNSPNSPVSQLPQFPRVPTTPTPPCPNSPNSPVSQLPQLPRVPTSPTPPCPNSPNSPVSQLPQLPRIPTPPTPPTLGE; this is encoded by the coding sequence atggaaatgtgttttttgcgtGTCCCAACTCCCCCGTGTCCCAACTCCCCCAACTCCCCCGTGTCCCAACTCCCCCAACTCCCCCGTGTCCCAACTCCCCCAACTCCCCCGTGTCCCAACTCCTCCAACTCCCCCGTGTCCCAACTCCCCCAACTCCCCCGTGTCCCAACTCCCCCAACTCCCCCGTGTCCCAACTCCCCCAACTCCCCCGTGTCCCAACTCCCCCAACTCCCCCGTGTCCCAACTCCCCCAACTCCCCCGTGTCCCAACTCCCCCAACTCCCCCGTGTCCCAACTCCCCCAACTCCCCCATGTCCCAACTTCCCCAACTTCCCCGTGTCCCAACTTCCCCAACTCCCCCAACTCCCCCGTGTCCCAACTCCCCCAACTCCCCCGTGTCCCAACTCCCCCAATTCCCCCGTGTCCCAACTCCCCCAACTCCCCCGTGTCCCAACTCCCCCAAGTCCCAACTTCCCCAACTCCCCCGTGTCCCAACTCCCCCAACTCCCCCGTGTCCCAACTCCCCCAACTCCCCCGTGTCCCAACTCCCCCAATTCCCCCGTGTCCCAACTCCCCCATGTCCCAACTTCCCCGTGTCCCAACTTCCCCGTGTCCCCCGTGTCCCAACTCCCCCAACTCCCCCGTGTCCCAACTCCCCACTTCCCCAACTCCCCCGTGTCCCAACTCCCCCAACTCCCGCGTGTCCCAACTTCCCCAACTCCCCCATGTCCCAACTGTCCCAACTCCCCCGTGTCCCAACTTCCCAAAACTCCCCCGTGTCCCAACTCCCCCAACTCCCCCGTGTCCCAACTCCCCCAACTCCCCCGTGTCCCAACTCCCCCAATTCCCCCGTGTCCCAACTACCCCAACTCCCCCGTGTCCCAACTCCCCCAACTCCCCCGTGTCCCAACTTCCCCAACTCCCCCGTGTCCCAACTTCCCCAACTCCCCCGTGTCCCAACTCCCCCAACTCCCCCGTGTCCCAACTTCCCCAACTCCCCCGTATCCCAACTCCCCCAACTCCCCCTACTCTTGGAGAGTAG